From Erigeron canadensis isolate Cc75 chromosome 5, C_canadensis_v1, whole genome shotgun sequence:
aaaaattgtTATTAGTCAAAGATTTACTATATGTAAGGATATGACATAGTTTAGGTATGTAATTATTTAGGCtacatatatattgtgattATCTCACGCAAAGATTAGGATTCTAGGGGCTGCGCCCCTTTTAGTGGTCTCTACTGGAGCTGTTAAGCAAGTCGTTACAAGTTGTCAAATTACAACGGTCAATAATCTACTTGTGGGGTTCGAGGCAATGTTGTGAAaaggaataaataaaataaatttaaaacaagaGTAAATACGAGTACCGTGGAAATCTTATTTTTCAGTAACACATAAAATAGAACCAtatgaaattttaaataataacttgatgttcatatgtgaatgatatAATGTAAATAAATTAGCTCACATATAAACCGATCAAGTTATACTTAAAAttgtttatgttcatatgtgaatcgGTCTCACATGAACCTTAATTACCTATATATTTGCAAGTCTAGTTTGTTGATCTAACAACATTGAtgattaaagatactcacttgTGTTATGCATAGTTATATATGCAGTAAAAAAGTTGTTTATGGTATCTTAGTAATGAAAGactttatatatgtatcaattGTTCTAGTGCTCTTCGGGTATGCTCTCAAGCACCACTTCTCTAAGAGGATCACAGGGACGAACTAGTGAAACACGGCTAGGAGGGATTTGCTTGAGCTCCATCGTGGTGTCTTGGAAACTAAGAATTCCTCCATTGTCACATTTTGAAGGTAGCATAATCGCTTCTTCTTTCGTCATCACCACTTTATCCCTCATTGAACTActaatatttttcttaaattgcTTCCAGACTTGTGGTCCACGAGCTTCATATCCGAATATAGTGGTTTAGTGGCATCTTTAACAACACCAATTTTGGATTTCACATCTATATCTACATACTCTGAACCTTTAGTACTATTCTTCCTATACCGAAGTGTACGGGAATTCAAGCTCAAGAAGCCAAACATCTTGGTAGTTATGTTGTGAAGGAGAGATCAAGATAGAGTACGTGTTTGAAAATGGCTGTTAAAGTGTGAAGAATAAAAAGGCTATCCTTATCCTTGATCTACATCTTCTACATATATAAGTAGGCCAATTGGACTCTATTTACCTTGAGTGTGTTACGGGGCTAAATTTTGAGTAACAAATAAGTCTATAACTTTTGAAGGTCTactaaactattttttttttaccgggTCCAACTTAAAAGTCGACTAACCAATACATATTAGGAAGAAAAATCTCATAATAGTTCGtccaaaaacacaaaaacatattAGAGAATGATTTTGACCTTTAGACTCAAACTTGGTTCTTCCGAAATAGGGGATTAAAATCTACTAAGAAACTAAGACATGTCATTTACTAGTAACTTCATAACTTGTTAATTTCTACATAGAATACAGTGGgtaatattttaagaaaaaatcacACATTacttttatgtatgttttattcAGCCTCTTATTTTGTCATGCGATTGCATTTGAAGTTTAAAATggagaagtttttttttttaaatatatatgtctacATTTAAACGTTACAATAAAATTAGTATTTGCTAATTGTGTGGTCTTAGATCAAGTGGCCACCTGGAACCTTATTTGGGGTTATGGAGAGGGGCTGTTGGCTTAATGAACAGGAGTCGAATCTTAGTTCATCATGGTTTCGGAGATTGATTACTTCAAACGCGTGAGGGCGTGTTATCACACCCTTGGTCTTTAGTGGTGTCTTCGTGTTCCAACCTTTAGCATAATAcccgtttggatgtcactgttaGGGTTCAAACCACTAACACGTTATcccaaaaaaatcaatatatgcAAAATTTTAAGCAGATGTTATCTAcatcaaacaaaagaaaaccGTATTTCTTTTAAACTATCAAAACAACAAATAATGGTTTTGATTATTGAAagcattttttattaaattaatcttttctaaCATAAAAACTGGATCAATAGACCACGTAAAACTTTGAAGAATATTCACTTTGACCTTGTCAAAATGATTCACATGAAACCAAAGATCGATAGGGATGGAAGAgcaataaaacaaatttattatttCCATTTCCCAACTTtttgaagttatatatattttatattcttCTGATTGACGTATATATGTAGTAATTTCTTCGGTTCACGCATGGAAAAGTCGATAGGAAGACCATAATATTGACTATACGTATTTTCCATAACACGTGAGGTTTATAAATCGTATATTTTAATCTTTAATAAAGCGTAAATGGAGGGAACCCCagtatcacaattatatattcGTCGACTCATCTTGTATGAGTCATGTGATACCGGTACAACATCTCCATCTTAATCCCCACATGATTTAGGCATCCTGAAGGATCGGACTCGTGtttttaaaacttcatatgTAAGTCTAGACTTCATTGGTAATGAGTAtcttaaaggaattattttttttttgccaaataGGGCTTCAATTTAAGACTTTAAGGTCACAAAGTGCTTCCCTAACCACTAGGTCTACTCTACATAAGTATGACTCTTAGActtaaattgttatgttattgttatttattatttcttttaatttagtttgttgtcaattgtagttgaattatgttttttttactacaaaggggtttatttttttagaattgTTTTGTtcgattttgttatttttcacctgttttgttatttatcattttgatatatacttttaatatacttattttgAGTCTATATGTTCAATAGACGGGCCTGAAgactagtatataatataataaaagtttaaggTTTAAGGcataaattagtttattaaagaccaaattaataaaaattgtataacttttttgaaaaaacatttaTTAAAGACAACTAAATCATGTtcaaactaatttttttaatttgaaaatggGAGTAAAGGAATATTTTATAGTAAAAAAATCCTGTCTTAGAAAACTTTTTGTGAATGTAATACGTAGCATACGTTTTTCGTAAACTTTAACCGCTGATATAAACTTAttttatagaaaacaaaatCTAAACTGTCGGAGTAAAatttttatacgagtatatgttttgtCTCTGTTTAAGgtaatgtattaattaattaaaaaagaaaacaaaatgggAATAATGAACAAATGCAATAATCTTTTGTCATCATTCTATAAACAAATAAAGTCGCCCTCTTCCGTCTCGAAATCCCGTCAGCCACCGCAGATTATTCCATCTTCCCGTAcgccgccgtcaccaccaccgtcaccgtcGCCGCCGATCAATCGAACAATGGGCGGAGCATCTCAAGCTTTGAAACACATCCCCCGGATCAAGTTTCCTCAGCGTCATCCCaaaccttcttcttcttctggtttgcttttatcatatatatatatatatttatattttaatgttacGCAATATATCTTTTCTCATGTTGGCTTATGGGACCAATTGATATAGATAATCTGTCGGTTATCCATTTTATGTTACATTTAATTGGTGTATCTAGATTTAAAATCTGTGATAATTATATTCGTTtgacataatttatatataattagtattgtAAGTTTAGCTATAACTATACATACGTATGAAACCGGTAACAATAGATAGTAATTGCAATGAAGAAAAATGCTTATCTAAATATCAGAATGAatagttgtttgataaaaaacTAGCAAGGTTGGATAAATGGTTAACATTCTTGCCTCTAGAGACAGAGTTCAAGGGTTCTATAGAACCTCTCTACACCGTCGTTGGTaagggtaagactgtctacatcttaacctacccaaaacccgcggaagacggcattgggtgcTTACTTACTTCTACAATAGTTGTTCGATAAACAGGCTTCGGCAGTAGCCGGTTTCTGTCACAATTAGCACATATTCCTTTCTCTTGCGCTCTTTacgttgttttttttaatcttaaaataataatgaatagTTACTTTTCCTGTAAAATGGTTGTCATACGGTTAGGAGAATCTACTATGTTGGGCGATACACTGAAAAAGAAGAGATTTGTTTTATACATTTTGATAATTTGTCGAACCATTGTTTATAGAAAGTGTACAACTGAAAAGTGACTCACTGCAAGGAAGGGATTTTCTTGGTAGTTTAAAATGGTAGATATGCTGTGTAAATGAACTTTGGATAAGCGATAAAGATTTTGCATTGTTGGAGGTTATGTGTTCAGTTTAGGGACACAAGCTAGTTGAAAACGGAATTAACTCTAGTTTAAAAAGTGTTAGCCGTTCCTAGTTTATAAGGGCTTGGTGGAAGTCTTGTGTatatcagattttttttttttactacaaaAATACGTCGACATTTAATCACTTCCCTGTTATTTAGATACTTGAAAGTACTTATAAATCACTTTTACATGACAAAGCAATTAAAATATGTCACTTATATACCAAAAGTATCCAAATTCCATTTGGAGGGGATACAGAACTTCATTAGGTTATTTTCAGCAAGCAGGCTTATGAAAAGCTTAAGGGAATCTCATTAGAAAAGCCTAATACAAACCCACTAATATCGTGAAGAAACCACGAGTTACAAAAATGTAAGTGCACCTCACTAAAAAGAGCCACTGAGCTGTGCATTTGAGCCATCTCTCCTAAGGTTACCCCCTAGAGTAGGTTGAGgcgttttgacttttgaagatAGCCTAGCGTCTAGTGTGCTCCTCTAAACCAAGGAATGAACTTTACAACCCTCAAAAAGCCAAGGATTCATGGTGTTTGGATTCTTTTAAGTGAAACAACATTATGTCTGCTTTCGTTAGCTTTTGGGGTTCGATGACATCTTTTAATGTATGTATTAAGAATTTTGTGAATACAAAACCTTTACATAAACAAAATGCTTATCTCAGTCTAGGTGATGCGGGACGATACTGCCTTATTTACTTTTTTGATAGATTTAGTCACTACAAAGTTTTGCAGAATAGCACTTGTTAGCTTCAGCAGACAACTATTAAACATTTTGTGGTGTTGcatagcttttttttttctttagtataTTTTAAGTATGAATATTTGCTTCATGTCCACGTGGTTCATCTTGCAGGTTCTGTGACTCAGACCAAAGCAACACCTGCTACCAATGAGGTACCTTCCACATTTTTTTCTAGGTCTGCCCCATCTGAAAAAACTTTAGGGGGGAAAGCTTCTCTTCAACCCAAAAGAACACCGATGACTCAAGAAGAGATTGATGCTATTATGgtaagcaatatatatatatattttatttccaGTTACTTTTTTATACTTGTTATGTGAATCCTTGAGCTTAGCATTGtgcttgaaatatatatattcttagctCTACATGATCTATTCTTGTAAAGTGTATCACCCAGTGAGCGACTGTTCTTCTCATTATGTATTTATGCTTAGTCTCAAGAAGTTTATAGTTTGAGCCTGACCACAACTTGGCTTAGATACTAAACTCTAAAGCCCTGGGTTTATGGAATCGTATAGGCTTGAGCTATGGACCTGTTCAGACGTCCCCTATTACATTTAGAAACAATATTTTTAAAGCAAATTACTTAGTTTACCATTGCTAAAACGTGACAAGTAGAAGCCTTGTGTAAACTAATGACtagtaaattatataataataagttatactATGCCTTCCTGAGGCATGGTTTGCGTTTGCCTCAGTGAGCAATCAAACCTAATCTGTGTTAGGGACATTGAGCTTTGCCTGGCTGGTTCAGGCTTGCCAAGTCATTTAGTGAGCCAACTTATGAACTCCCACCAGCCAGATTTTCCCAACTAAATCACCTAAATTTAGCAAATTTATGTGTGGTAACATATTAATGATAACTGCACTTGTATTTCTTACTTTCTTCATATTTTGGTAGTTGGGAGGCTGCTTATGAATTTGACGAAGATTTCATGAAAGAGAAGACCTCACAAGACCtatctttttttcttgtttCCAAACTTTTGTCCATAAATATGTGGTTGAATCTGAATTCAACATTCCATATGCTTAGAGATGTTTGCATTCTTGATAATTGTAATGACACCAGCCACTGTAAGCAACACATGGGCTTATTTTGCTGATTCTTCTGACTTTGACGGTTTCAAAACATTAAACCGGATATGGTTTGATTTGATGTATTTGCTCATTGTATTGGCCTGGAAATAGTTTACATATAGTGTTTGTCAAATTTGGTTTAATTTGGGCTTCCAACTTCTTGGAAAACCATGTCCTTTGGCTGAAAACTTTAACTTCTGTCACTTTATATGAAAACTGTGTTTTCTGTATCAACCTTATGAACCCGTCAAGTGATCTGAATAGATAGCAGTGTCTTGTTTCAATTATATATAGTGGATTTAAAGACCTTATTATGAATTATATTAGTTGGTCACTGGTACAAGTGATATCATGACCATATCTAGATTTCATGTTTCAATACTGGCCTATCTATATTCAAACAGAAAACGCTTTGATGTCTTCATCTTGTTTAAAATAAGGGACGTCTTTTACTCCCATGGTCACGTATGCTTCCACTCCATTACCTTGGGCATCATCGAATAAGAACATACCCCTCTTGAATGGCAGACCTCCAGAACTGACCCATATGGGTTTTCCAAAACCAAAATCGATATCATAGAATGGGAATTTACACCAGCTAACCATCCATATGACGTTTGTTGTATCAGGAATGCTGGTGACATCAGAGAATGACTTTACTAGCATTTCTTTCCTTGCTTTGCTATCACGGCCTACTTTTGCATTGTTTCTAATGGTTTTCATGACAGAATCCGACGACATGCCTATCACTCTTCAGGCTCCTTGACCGTTTTGGTAGCGTCACACCTAGTGATTATTGGCCCCCAATGATTCCCTAATGAAATTTTAGCTTTCATGGATGCAAGTTTTTCCCCCTTTTGCCTAAGTGCTAACGATTGAAGTAAGATGGAATCTCTTGGATGACCATGAATTGCATAATCTACATCACTGAAAGTTTTCCATATGAGTGCCGACACCAACTGTACCTTAAACAACTGACGTGTGTTGCTATCTCCATTACGCATAACCTTGGCTTTCATGTTTGATATTCCATTAGCATTGAATGACAATCTCTTTGTGACATATTCATCATTGATTGGTAACTTGGCAAAGCCTACCTCAATGGAAGGTAAACCTTGAGCCGGAAACAATAAGGATGATGTGAAATCAGTGCCACAGGATTCAACCTTGATGTTTTTTCGACTCAGGGTAGCCCATTGAGTAAGGAATGAGTTCATAGCAGAGGCGTCACCAATCCTATGTGCAATACTTACACTGAGTGCTAAACCTCCACACTGGAACATGGTGACCTGAGTAGCAAGCATCGCATTAGTAACATTTGAGCCCAGTAATTTGGAGGGGCTCAATTGGTTGACTGTATGGGGATCCAATTTGTGATCAAGAATCTCTTTGATTGTTATATCAGCTCGCGCTTGAATAAACTCGACACCTTGATCATTACAGTCAATTGTGGAAATGTTCTCCATATAGCTACCTGCAAAAGGGTAAAAAGGTGTCAGGGCTTCCTTTAACGATTCCTTGAGTTGGGCAATGGGTTCTTGGCTAGTATGAAGATTAGGAGGGAAAAAAAGAACAAGAGGTATGTTCATCTCGGGGGAAAGTTCATCGATGATGCTTAGTTTATATTGACGAAGAGCAGAGGGAGTTGAAACAGATGGTtttatcaattttcttgattgaaTTTCGACCTTCATTGCCATAACAACTTTTACTCGATGTATTTTCATAGAGGAAGCAAAGGGAATGGAAATATGAACGTATGACCTTAGAGACATCGTCATATgaaagattgttttttttttttattgttctttGGGGTAGAATCAAAGAGTTATACTTCTTTCATTGGATGCTGGCTTTTATAATGTATGATAtacattcaagtatatatagTGATTAATAATGACATGTAATGGCAAACACCACAATCACGTTTTTAATTTACTAGAAGCACCCAACACTAAAGTCATAAACTCTAAGCAAATCAATTAGCTAGATCGAAAGAGCATCCCAAATAGATCCAAAATGTCAAGAACCGTACGGCATACATTGcatttagaaaataaatttACTAAAGATTTTATGATGTATCACAGGTTACACAAAAACTTACAATACTTTGTTAAAAATTACATAACCTGTAAGCGAGCTAAACGAAAGCATACCttcacacaaaaaaataattatctaCTTGGTAGTTTGAGAGCCAGCTTAACCTTTTCGGAAGCCTTAACGGAATCAATTTTGGCGGCCTAAATCGTTTGCATACAAATTAAGTGTAGTTGGTTTTAAGATTCAAACACGAAATACTTTTAATATCCTTTGGAACAGTACACATATAAgcaacaagtttgaaaattaacgttaaaatgtatttttcacATAATTACTAAAGTCCACAATGTTATGCATCTCTAACATTTACTTAGTGTGGCTATCTATTTATGACTAAAGTTATATGACAAGCGAGCCATGTATGAAACAGACAATACTATACAATTAAGAGTGAATCAAAACATTACTAAAATTGAATCAAGattaaaacattaattataaaaatcaaataaaagtttaaatcaataaatatcacataaaagtttttttaatacttGCAATACCAATTAAATTAAAGgtcaaattaatataaaacatCGAtggttataaaaaaattaattattattattaagagttAATAATCAGTACcaaattttgatgatttgtaGGCTAGTATCATTTGTAAAGTGTACCATCCCTAATTAAGATAAGAGATTGAAAGTCAAATATGGCATCGAACCAAAAGAAAACTTAGACAAAACCATCAACAACATAATTAGTATAATACGTATTATTTTACTAAACTTGTTATGCGGGGCCTCGGGGAGTTTGTTctaaggtctcgagttcgagtcTTGGTATGTTTTACTCGACAATATCTTCCAATTAAAGAGGTGGTATGATGAGAAATgatatttaagatccgcttagtgcgggATCATTCATTGTGCAATTAGCACACATTATATGTCTGAGGTAAAATTTcctttgtaaaaaaaaaacagaagctAACGGCACCGTGtcgtgtttttgttttttttctttgttacaacaacaacaaaaatactATAATAAAAAAGCTattataaaatctatataaaatatatatatctaacaataatactaaaaaaGGAACCTAaattctaaaatgaaaaaattttaacccttggatgaaatttaattttgaaTGAAAGCCTTTAGATGAATATGATGATGTCTTATTTGACTTAAGAATTAGTCAATGTCAATACTAATCCTTCAActtcatatcatctattaataTCTCCTAACGTTTTAAATGAGTATCCAAAATTAGCTTCAAAGTaataaattattagataatATTTGTAACGAAGTAATCATTCttagaaaattatttttttgtctttcgtttttaaaatattcatagcaattttttatatattatagcaattttttatatattcttttttggtttaaaaaagataaaaatcttCATTTCTACTAATAAGTATTTTAATctcatttaattttaatctgCCATTAGATGTTCTATATGTAATTTATGGTGTTACACTCTTGTTAAGTTATATCGATGGATTGCATTAGTTTTGTATATAAATCATTGGTTCATCATATTAAAAATTTGGGTAGTTACTTGTCGTATTAAGAGTTCACTTATATGTGAATGTTAGAAAGAGTGAGTTTTTATTAAGATATTGtatgttgcgagcaaatgattcatatcttttaaaaaaaaaaaagttcacttATATGTGAATGTTAAAAAGAGTGGGTTTTTAATAAGATATTGtatgttatgtaatattttttatttattatcatatcatcatatctCTTATTAGAAAAgaatttaatgattatatacTCTATGCTTATATTGTATTGTATGCTTTTTAACTTATGGTttcattttggtttttaatagttatatatacttgataaaagttatatgaattgattgtaaATTATACGTGTTTTTTAatggtataatttttatcaactttcatataacacacaaaaatatatctaaagtcaaagtgtaaaaataaaaactttgaaaactaaaaataagaCATTGTAACAGAATAGAGGAAGTAATAAAACCAATTGTAAACAATATAGCTCATTATTTTAGTATTACGCGGGTtcataatctagtatatatatatatctataatactttaTAAAGGAAACTGAGTTCTTCCCCttacttaattaagaacctgataagacaaaaatacccttaaataatcttccttgTTAAGCACTTtctcacgtgatataccaaATATGCccttcaactattttcatatctagAAAAGTAAAACTctatcaccgccaccaccagaCTGTCTCTCCCACCAccatcgccgcattgcgcaggtaccatgcttgtatatatataaacaacctcattaagaaaaaaaaaaaagaaaagaataaacaaataatctctatcatcatcgtcatctactttctctctctagaaaaaaAAGCAAACATCTTCTACAATTACAAAACATCTTCCCCTTTGTTTGGTTTTGTGCTGCTGACGTAATCTAATCAACTCATCGTAAGTTGTTTTTACTACATCTGATATACTTTGGTGCTAAATTGTGTTATTATACATtgtattttgtttgttatttgttgGAAATTAGGATTAATAGTTGCTAATTAATCATGATGAACTGTTAGGTAGAAGAATATAATTAGCAGTTGTTTTGtgtgtattattattttgtatctAATTGAATTTGTAATCAAGGTTAATAAGGGGAAGAATGTTGTGCTCAAACCTTGTTCTGTTACTTGAATATGGATACAAGTTAAGATAAATTTCAGGATTTTACTTAATCCGGTGTGATTAGCTTAATCTATGACCGAATTAACTAGAGAGATCAAATTACCGTCCCGACTTTGTAATTACATTATTACTGGTGTGTATATAGAAGAAGGGTAAAGTTGCATAGTCCAAGGGTCTAATCTAGATAAGCACCTTTGGACTTCCGCTCGTCCTGGCAAACGTCAGACTCCACAACTCAAGAATATACAGAATTCTAGTTAGGTGTTGACTCTAgtttagctatatatatatatattcatgagGGCTATACTCCGTAAGAGATTCAAAAATACAATTAAGGTTTTGGTAAACTTACGTAAGTGAGCAATGCACGAATGGCATTTTTCAGAGAGCTTTGGTAGGACTCGGGTAGTTTAACTCCTGACTTATTATTGAGGAAACCTCTGTTTATGTCACTCATGCATTGTGTGTTCATGTCAGATTGGATCATGAGCGTATACCATAGATAAGTATAGGTTCCAGAGTGATGAAATCCAACATCCATGTTAGTAACTCATATATACCCAATGACATTGCttaaaatatatctttaaagCCAAATATCCAACTACTAGGTGGATACAACAGGTGTTAGCGGTGATGTAAGGGAGTTTGGTGGATGGTGTACCAGTGGTGAATCATAGAGGATGATTCACATGCACTCTGTATCATGTAATGATAGTCCAATATTGGGAGAAAGATAACCCTTTTTAAGTGTTGAATTTTGATTAGTTAAATTTACATGAGACTTTATAGAACAGCTGTAACTTTTAGGTATCTTGAGACATGATTGTTTGATCGTAGGAAATACCGGGATTGCATGATATGATAAGAAGTAGGAGAGAGGATATGATTTGATTATATCTGATTATGATCATAGAAGGATCCAATAATCCCACAGGCAAAATGTTTATATTCTAAACGACTGTACTATAATTGGCCTGCTTCCATTTTGGATTTTTCCAGTTTGTTACCTTTTTACTATTAGCAAATGATATAAGTTACATCACCTTATTATAATGCTTTAAACCTTGGGGTACCCTGAAGTCCTTAGaattaataaaaggttttgttaTGTTAATCAAGGTTTGCaatacttaaatttttaaagccCGTTGGTGATAGCTTTTGTTTATCTTAAAATCTGATGGGTTTCAGTTTGAATATTAAACTTGAAGAATCTTATCATTATCAAAGTCTGCTTTTACTCAAGTGGGGGAAAGCTTTCATGGGTGATGGTCCCAGAGGAATAAAAGTTTTCCAAGATCATTTCCAAGCTTCGACTTCTGGTGCAGAGACTCCTCAAACAGGAGCATCAAATTTGCATACTAAAATTGAATTTGAGGTACCAAT
This genomic window contains:
- the LOC122600285 gene encoding formin-like protein 3 produces the protein MGIMNKCNNLLSSFYKQIKSPSSVSKSRQPPQIIPSSRTPPSPPPSPSPPINRTMGGASQALKHIPRIKFPQRHPKPSSSSGSVTQTKATPATNEVPSTFFSRSAPSEKTLGGKASLQPKRTPMTQEEIDAIMLGGCL
- the LOC122601781 gene encoding vinorine synthase-like; this encodes MSLRSYVHISIPFASSMKIHRVKVVMAMKVEIQSRKLIKPSVSTPSALRQYKLSIIDELSPEMNIPLVLFFPPNLHTSQEPIAQLKESLKEALTPFYPFAGSYMENISTIDCNDQGVEFIQARADITIKEILDHKLDPHTVNQLSPSKLLGSNVTNAMLATQVTMFQCGGLALSVSIAHRIGDASAMNSFLTQWATLSRKNIKVESCGTDFTSSLLFPAQGLPSIEVGFAKLPINDEYVTKRLSFNANGISNMKAKVMRNGDSNTRQLFKVQLVSALIWKTFSDVDYAIHGHPRDSILLQSLALRQKGEKLASMKAKISLGNHWGPIITRCDATKTVKEPEE